A genomic region of Bacteroidota bacterium contains the following coding sequences:
- a CDS encoding DUF1573 domain-containing protein, translating into MKKAILSIGVVLCLVFASNAQESTTTSINPNAPDMKFETEVMDYGLIEHGSNGVREFKFKNVGKEPLIITNAVGSCGCTTPEWPKEPIKPGGSGVIKVKYDTQRVGNFEKTVTLTSNAKEANKVIRIKGSVKAAPAAPAEGEKKAN; encoded by the coding sequence ATGAAAAAAGCAATTTTATCAATTGGAGTAGTACTTTGTTTAGTATTTGCTTCTAATGCACAGGAATCTACTACTACATCTATTAATCCGAACGCTCCGGATATGAAGTTTGAAACTGAAGTGATGGATTATGGTTTAATAGAGCATGGATCGAATGGAGTGCGTGAGTTTAAATTTAAAAATGTAGGTAAAGAGCCTTTAATCATTACTAATGCTGTTGGATCTTGCGGATGTACTACTCCGGAATGGCCTAAAGAACCTATTAAGCCAGGTGGAAGTGGTGTAATTAAAGTAAAATACGATACACAACGTGTAGGTAATTTCGAAAAAACTGTTACTCTAACTTCTAATGCAAAAGAAGCTAATAAAGTAATAAGAATTAAAGGGTCTGTAAAAGCGGCACCTGCTGCTCCAGCTGAAGGAGAAAAGAAAGCGAACTAA
- the gcvT gene encoding glycine cleavage system aminomethyltransferase GcvT, translating into METVVNELKSTALEKKHISLGAKMVPFAGYNMPVSYTGLNDEHATVRNALGMFDVSHMGEFIIRGEKAFDLIQRVTSNDVAALTDGKAQYSCLPNETGGIVDDLLVYRIDAKTYMLVVNASNIEKDWNWIKKFNSDNVEMVNISEKTSLLAIQGPKAITALQKLTSINLSEIPYYSFKKGTFNGVENVVISNTGYTGAGGFEIYFENQYAEKMWDAIIDAGKEFGIKPIGLGARDTLRLEMGFCLYGNDIDDTTSPIEAGLGWITKFTKTFTNSEYLKNQKEKGVTKKLVGFEMLDRGIPRHGYEIVDATGALLGVVTSGTQSPTLQKGLGLGYVATGSSKIDSEIFIKIRDKQLKAKVVKIPFLGK; encoded by the coding sequence ATGGAGACTGTAGTAAACGAACTAAAAAGCACAGCATTAGAAAAAAAACATATTTCATTGGGAGCTAAAATGGTTCCTTTTGCAGGGTACAATATGCCTGTAAGTTATACCGGATTGAATGACGAACATGCTACCGTTCGCAACGCTCTTGGAATGTTTGATGTATCGCACATGGGAGAGTTTATTATAAGAGGAGAAAAAGCATTTGATTTAATCCAACGTGTAACATCCAATGATGTTGCCGCATTAACAGACGGCAAAGCTCAATATTCTTGCTTGCCAAATGAAACAGGAGGTATTGTAGATGATTTATTGGTCTATCGAATTGATGCAAAAACCTATATGTTGGTAGTAAATGCATCTAACATAGAAAAAGATTGGAACTGGATTAAGAAGTTTAATTCCGACAATGTAGAGATGGTAAATATTTCCGAAAAAACTTCTCTGCTTGCAATTCAAGGCCCCAAAGCTATAACAGCCTTGCAAAAGCTTACTTCTATTAATCTTTCGGAGATTCCTTATTATAGCTTTAAGAAAGGAACTTTTAACGGTGTAGAGAATGTGGTTATTTCAAATACAGGATATACAGGCGCAGGAGGATTTGAAATTTATTTTGAAAACCAATATGCCGAAAAAATGTGGGACGCTATTATAGATGCCGGAAAAGAATTTGGAATAAAGCCAATTGGTCTTGGAGCACGTGATACCCTGCGCTTAGAAATGGGATTCTGTTTGTATGGCAATGATATTGATGATACAACGTCACCGATAGAAGCTGGACTGGGATGGATAACAAAGTTTACCAAAACATTCACCAATAGCGAATATTTAAAAAATCAAAAAGAAAAAGGTGTAACAAAAAAACTGGTTGGCTTCGAAATGCTTGACAGAGGCATTCCTCGTCATGGCTACGAAATTGTTGATGCTACAGGTGCTCTTTTGGGAGTTGTTACTTCGGGCACACAATCGCCTACGTTGCAAAAAGGGTTAGGCTTAGGATATGTTGCTACAGGCAGCTCCAAAATAGATTCAGAAATCTTTATAAAAATCCGCGATAAACAATTAAAAGCTAAAGTGGTAAAAATACCGTTTTTAGGAAAGTAA
- a CDS encoding DUF1573 domain-containing protein codes for MKKLVITGALALAFFANYNAQEKVAPKESTPAVAVNPNAAELKFEKETHDYGTIKQGADGNCEFKFKNTGKEPLIISNAQGSCGCTVPIWPKEPIKPGESSTIKVHYDTKRVGAISKSVTITSNAKNSPAVIKIKGLVEAAPAEEPFPTKKTDNGATPFEKTTTGFN; via the coding sequence ATGAAAAAATTAGTAATTACAGGAGCGTTAGCTTTAGCTTTCTTTGCAAATTATAACGCACAAGAAAAAGTAGCACCAAAAGAATCTACACCTGCGGTTGCTGTAAATCCAAATGCTGCAGAACTAAAATTTGAAAAAGAAACACACGATTATGGCACCATAAAACAAGGCGCAGATGGAAATTGTGAGTTTAAATTCAAAAATACAGGAAAAGAGCCCTTGATAATTAGTAATGCACAAGGATCGTGTGGTTGCACCGTGCCAATTTGGCCTAAAGAACCAATTAAGCCGGGAGAATCAAGCACTATTAAGGTTCATTATGATACTAAGCGGGTAGGTGCAATTAGTAAAAGTGTAACCATTACATCTAATGCCAAAAATAGCCCTGCTGTTATTAAGATAAAGGGATTGGTAGAAGCAGCTCCTGCTGAAGAGCCATTTCCAACTAAGAAAACAGACAATGGCGCAACACCTTTTGAAAAAACAACAACCGGATTTAACTAA
- a CDS encoding 2-phosphosulfolactate phosphatase, producing the protein MSLTIDACFSPYLYPVYRNDDNIVVIIDILRATSAICIAFENGAEKIIPVATVEEARKYKEQGYLVGAERDAVKLDGFDFGNSPYDYMGENIKGQTLVLTTTNGTQAIEAAKESHKVVIGSFLNIDALCDWLVKQNKNILLLCSGWKNKFNLEDALFAGSVTEEIQKRSAEYAHGDGCLALKYLYQIAEKDPLKFLNYSSHKERLARLGLKNDIRFCLTPNQTSIIPVLQDGALVAIKS; encoded by the coding sequence ATGAGTTTAACAATAGACGCCTGTTTCTCCCCTTACTTATATCCTGTTTACAGGAATGATGACAACATTGTTGTAATCATTGATATACTTCGTGCTACGTCTGCTATCTGTATCGCTTTTGAAAATGGTGCCGAAAAAATAATTCCAGTTGCTACGGTTGAAGAAGCTAGAAAATACAAAGAACAAGGCTATTTAGTAGGTGCAGAGCGCGATGCGGTAAAGCTCGATGGTTTTGATTTTGGGAACTCTCCATACGATTACATGGGTGAAAACATAAAGGGACAAACGCTGGTACTTACAACCACAAACGGCACACAAGCTATTGAAGCTGCCAAAGAATCACACAAAGTGGTAATTGGTTCGTTCTTAAATATTGATGCGTTGTGTGATTGGTTGGTAAAGCAAAATAAAAACATATTATTGTTGTGTTCCGGGTGGAAAAACAAATTCAACTTGGAAGATGCACTATTTGCAGGATCCGTAACAGAAGAAATCCAAAAACGTTCAGCAGAATATGCGCACGGAGACGGATGTCTAGCTCTTAAATATTTATACCAAATAGCCGAAAAAGATCCCCTTAAATTTTTAAATTACTCCTCACACAAAGAACGCTTGGCTCGTTTAGGACTAAAAAACGACATTCGTTTTTGCTTAACTCCTAATCAAACGTCCATTATTCCTGTGTTACAAGATGGTGCTTTGGTTGCTATTAAATCATAG
- a CDS encoding NAD(P)(+) transhydrogenase (Re/Si-specific) subunit beta — translation MKHALLEICYLIGSVTFILGLKMMGNAKTARKGNLVGAVGMTVAIIGTIFLHEGAVSPIIYSLIFSAIALGTIIGWFTAKRVQMTKMPELVSMFNGMGGACAALIGLMEYEHNLNNTSALIPIVAGLVIGSVSFSGSIIAYLKLNGTMNKPVRLPSYNLINNVVMLTLLVFAAWIVVASPSGAAMLYALFVLAILYGILFTVPIGGADMPVVISLLNSFTGLAAAFGGFLYDNYVMLTGGILVGSAGTLLTLAMCKAMNRPLSNVIFGAFGGGAAAAGAGDDTKGSIKDVTVSDLAVMMNYSKKVVIVPGYGLAVAQAQHVIHELEVLLEERGVEVKYAIHPVAGRMPGHMNVLLAESNVDYGKLIEMEEINPEFDQTDVVLVVGANDVVNPAAKTDPSSPIYGMPILEVERAKNIIINKRSMNAGYAGIDNLLFYNPKTSMFFGDAKKALTDLVAELKTL, via the coding sequence ATGAAACACGCACTACTCGAAATTTGTTATTTAATTGGATCGGTAACTTTTATTCTTGGACTTAAAATGATGGGCAATGCCAAAACTGCTCGAAAGGGTAATTTGGTGGGAGCTGTGGGAATGACAGTTGCTATTATTGGCACCATATTTTTGCACGAAGGAGCTGTATCTCCTATTATATATAGTCTAATTTTTTCGGCTATTGCGTTAGGTACTATTATAGGTTGGTTTACCGCAAAGCGAGTTCAGATGACTAAAATGCCTGAATTAGTTTCTATGTTTAATGGTATGGGTGGGGCTTGTGCTGCGTTAATAGGGCTGATGGAATACGAACACAATTTAAATAATACAAGTGCTTTAATTCCAATTGTAGCAGGGTTGGTAATTGGTAGTGTTTCTTTTTCGGGGTCAATTATTGCATATCTGAAGTTGAATGGAACTATGAATAAACCTGTTCGATTGCCTTCCTATAATTTAATTAACAATGTTGTAATGCTTACGCTGCTAGTGTTTGCAGCATGGATAGTAGTTGCATCTCCTTCAGGTGCTGCAATGTTATATGCATTATTTGTGCTAGCTATTTTGTACGGAATTTTATTTACAGTTCCAATTGGAGGTGCAGATATGCCGGTTGTAATTTCGTTGCTTAACTCATTTACCGGATTAGCTGCGGCTTTCGGAGGATTTTTATATGATAATTATGTAATGCTTACTGGCGGTATATTAGTTGGCTCTGCAGGTACATTACTTACATTGGCTATGTGTAAAGCCATGAATAGGCCATTGAGCAATGTAATATTTGGTGCATTTGGTGGTGGAGCTGCTGCTGCAGGTGCTGGCGATGACACAAAAGGAAGTATAAAAGATGTAACAGTTAGCGATTTGGCAGTAATGATGAATTATTCCAAAAAAGTAGTAATCGTACCAGGTTATGGATTGGCTGTGGCACAAGCACAGCACGTTATTCACGAGTTAGAAGTTTTATTGGAAGAGCGAGGGGTAGAAGTTAAGTATGCAATACATCCTGTAGCAGGACGTATGCCTGGACATATGAATGTGTTGCTCGCAGAATCGAATGTAGATTATGGAAAGTTAATTGAGATGGAAGAGATTAATCCTGAGTTTGACCAGACAGATGTAGTGCTTGTAGTAGGCGCGAATGATGTTGTGAATCCTGCGGCAAAAACAGACCCATCTTCCCCTATTTATGGAATGCCAATTTTGGAGGTAGAGCGTGCTAAAAATATTATTATCAATAAACGCTCTATGAATGCCGGTTATGCCGGAATTGATAATTTATTATTCTACAATCCTAAAACAAGTATGTTTTTTGGAGATGCCAAAAAAGCACTCACTGATCTTGTAGCAGAGCTTAAAACACTTTAG
- a CDS encoding DUF1573 domain-containing protein, which translates to MRNIVIVVFTLISWGFVAQTTFSDPFAPIIKFDNETYDFGSIKKGADGSCEFKFKNEGQDPLIIDRVEPGCACVVTKWPKRPIRKGRTGKIKVKYYTERVGPIDKYVTIRSNSQTGPIILKLKGNIGG; encoded by the coding sequence ATGAGAAATATTGTCATAGTTGTATTTACTTTAATTAGTTGGGGTTTTGTTGCGCAAACAACCTTTAGCGATCCTTTTGCTCCAATTATTAAATTTGACAACGAAACATATGATTTTGGTTCGATAAAAAAAGGAGCTGATGGTAGTTGTGAGTTTAAGTTTAAAAATGAAGGACAAGACCCTTTGATAATCGATCGCGTAGAGCCCGGATGTGCTTGTGTAGTTACAAAATGGCCTAAAAGACCAATACGAAAAGGAAGAACAGGTAAAATAAAAGTTAAGTATTACACAGAACGTGTCGGACCAATTGACAAATACGTAACCATACGCTCAAATTCACAAACCGGACCAATTATATTGAAGCTGAAAGGCAATATAGGCGGGTAG